A single region of the Demequina sp. genome encodes:
- a CDS encoding ABC transporter permease, translating to MSRIAAAFRRSATSLRIARRDLRSRPGNFALVVSMVALPVAIVMAVGVVNASGQPTRAELVASELGQNEAWVTGVGPSGSQVFQSAEDPSQLSVVGGDDEDTADPTTRDPRPLLPSGAQVTPISRVTAVASNGSAAARVPVTLGPLWGPEFEGKASTLEGHAPHASDEVMVSPGLVERFGLKVGDSLSVGDAQVHIVGVLGAARGWDDGAVFGTADLDVGTPPGGATWYVKGPALTEDDVSALTSDGFAVFTREGVAAPTLEGASGGSSAAAGMILGGGLGLIEVVLLAGAAFAVSMRRRQHTLALIAATGAERRELTGIGLASGAWHGLGAGAVGVPLGMLAAWAFIGAQLHWGGAEGQSAVWGYHVVWWHMAAAVGFGVLAALLASFIPALTSSGVDVIAALRGSQRPRSPKAWPGYVGAALVVASAGMFVVAAHLTDSVLDHPSGEASSPARLTATVAQLTAVALAFVGVLMALPRLLGWMARVGSWLGLGARIAARDAARSPGRTVPVIAAIAVTVTLGATTYLTEARYEQDFQKDLVHQVPLGVGQIYLAQWGDSDTPTYLDPAVFEADLSRIIPAATFHPMNMWQNPWDGAPGPYYAVTVPPQNVCLENRANADGTVPNPTMRQIAEDPNCADPVGTDVTLVATGDAALLALLLGHEPSEAALDALDSGGLVSFFPQLVVDGKASVANWDGGITRTDGFTLDAVTEVPTDRSSLALAMVSPETAAAHGIVTEPSMLLVTKPGGLTQADGDAANAVLVAHDVSMVVQWPFGEYADVIAASSLIAVALIALFATGLALGLARAEARRDDFTLASLGASPALAKRVSGWQAALSVFLALVIGLGVALAEDWARSHEYYGATFAPPWWQLGVALLALPALVGVACGIFTRAPKALHYRLAA from the coding sequence ATGAGCCGGATCGCGGCGGCCTTTCGCCGTTCTGCGACCTCGCTTCGGATCGCTCGTCGGGACCTGCGCAGCCGGCCCGGCAACTTCGCGCTCGTGGTGTCGATGGTCGCGCTGCCGGTGGCAATTGTCATGGCGGTTGGCGTCGTCAACGCGAGCGGCCAGCCAACGCGCGCAGAGCTTGTAGCCTCCGAACTCGGCCAGAACGAGGCCTGGGTGACCGGCGTTGGCCCAAGTGGCTCCCAGGTGTTTCAGTCAGCGGAGGATCCCTCTCAGCTTTCGGTGGTCGGCGGCGACGATGAGGACACCGCGGATCCGACCACGCGCGACCCGCGGCCCCTGCTGCCAAGCGGAGCCCAGGTGACTCCCATCTCGAGGGTCACCGCCGTGGCCTCCAACGGGAGCGCCGCGGCCCGTGTACCGGTCACTCTGGGCCCGTTGTGGGGGCCGGAGTTTGAGGGCAAGGCGAGCACTCTCGAGGGCCACGCGCCCCACGCGAGCGACGAGGTCATGGTCTCGCCGGGCCTCGTCGAGCGGTTTGGGCTCAAGGTTGGCGACTCCCTCAGCGTTGGTGACGCTCAGGTGCACATTGTGGGGGTACTCGGAGCTGCGCGTGGTTGGGACGACGGTGCTGTGTTCGGCACAGCGGACCTTGACGTAGGGACCCCACCTGGGGGAGCAACGTGGTACGTGAAGGGGCCCGCGCTCACCGAGGACGACGTCAGCGCCCTTACCTCCGACGGCTTTGCCGTCTTTACGCGCGAAGGGGTGGCGGCTCCCACCCTCGAGGGCGCCAGTGGGGGATCGAGCGCGGCCGCAGGCATGATCCTTGGGGGTGGCCTTGGGCTCATCGAGGTGGTGCTGCTCGCCGGCGCCGCGTTCGCCGTGTCGATGCGCCGCCGCCAGCACACCCTCGCCCTGATCGCCGCAACGGGGGCCGAGCGCCGCGAACTCACTGGGATCGGCCTTGCCTCCGGTGCCTGGCACGGCCTCGGCGCGGGCGCGGTTGGCGTGCCACTGGGGATGCTTGCCGCGTGGGCGTTCATCGGCGCGCAGCTTCACTGGGGCGGTGCGGAGGGCCAAAGCGCGGTGTGGGGATACCACGTGGTGTGGTGGCACATGGCCGCTGCGGTGGGCTTCGGGGTCCTTGCGGCTCTGCTGGCCTCGTTCATCCCCGCCTTGACTTCGTCTGGCGTTGACGTCATCGCGGCGCTACGCGGCTCGCAACGCCCTCGCTCTCCCAAGGCGTGGCCGGGCTATGTTGGCGCGGCCCTCGTGGTCGCCAGTGCGGGGATGTTCGTCGTTGCCGCGCACCTCACCGATTCCGTGCTTGACCATCCGTCTGGAGAGGCTTCTTCTCCAGCGCGCCTCACCGCGACGGTAGCCCAGCTGACCGCCGTCGCCCTCGCGTTTGTCGGCGTCCTCATGGCGCTGCCAAGGCTGCTCGGGTGGATGGCGCGTGTGGGCAGTTGGCTTGGGCTTGGCGCGCGGATCGCCGCTCGTGACGCGGCAAGAAGTCCTGGGCGCACGGTGCCGGTGATCGCCGCGATCGCGGTGACCGTCACCCTCGGCGCCACCACGTACTTGACCGAGGCTCGTTACGAACAAGACTTTCAGAAGGACCTGGTGCATCAGGTGCCGCTTGGCGTCGGGCAAATCTACCTCGCGCAGTGGGGTGACTCGGACACCCCCACATACCTCGACCCCGCAGTCTTCGAGGCCGACCTCAGCAGGATCATTCCCGCGGCCACGTTTCACCCCATGAACATGTGGCAGAACCCGTGGGACGGCGCGCCGGGACCGTACTACGCGGTGACGGTTCCGCCGCAGAACGTTTGTCTGGAAAACCGTGCGAACGCTGACGGGACTGTTCCCAACCCCACAATGCGCCAGATCGCGGAGGACCCCAACTGCGCCGACCCTGTTGGCACCGACGTCACGCTCGTGGCGACCGGTGACGCCGCGCTGCTGGCCTTGCTACTCGGCCACGAGCCCTCGGAGGCGGCGCTGGATGCCCTCGACAGCGGCGGACTGGTCTCCTTCTTCCCCCAGCTCGTCGTGGATGGGAAGGCCTCCGTTGCCAACTGGGACGGCGGCATTACCCGTACCGACGGATTCACTCTGGATGCGGTGACCGAGGTGCCCACCGATCGCTCTTCGCTTGCGCTCGCGATGGTGTCGCCCGAGACCGCAGCGGCCCACGGCATCGTGACCGAGCCCAGCATGTTGCTGGTCACGAAGCCTGGAGGGCTCACGCAGGCCGACGGCGATGCGGCCAATGCCGTGCTTGTTGCCCATGACGTCAGCATGGTGGTGCAGTGGCCCTTCGGCGAGTACGCGGACGTCATCGCGGCTAGTTCGCTCATCGCCGTGGCCCTGATCGCTCTGTTCGCCACGGGCCTCGCCCTCGGCCTCGCACGGGCAGAGGCGCGCAGGGACGACTTCACGCTCGCATCGCTCGGGGCGTCGCCCGCGCTCGCCAAGCGCGTTTCTGGGTGGCAGGCCGCGCTTTCGGTCTTCCTGGCGCTGGTGATCGGTCTTGGCGTGGCGCTCGCGGAGGATTGGGCGCGCTCCCACGAGTACTACGGCGCTACGTTCGCGCCGCCGTGGTGGCAATTGGGCGTGGCGCTCTTGGCCCTTCCGGCCCTGGTTGGCGTCGCGTGCGGGATCTTCACGCGCGCCCCAAAGGCTCTCCACTACCGACTCGCCGCCTAG
- a CDS encoding PadR family transcriptional regulator codes for MSLKHSLLALLGEGNRYGYELRQHFEDRTGGAWPLNIGQVYTTLDRLVRDGLVTRDDDADSRQVHYTLTDAGRAAVDAWWDSPSGRQVAGRDDVALKIALAVDSSTVDVARVIQTERVEAMRSLQDLNRAARAARDGDPTWELISDALIFRTEAEIRWLDHAEQRLALRRAGRTGPRAAAVAQAEPALEETR; via the coding sequence ATGTCACTCAAGCACTCACTGCTCGCCCTTCTCGGCGAGGGCAACCGCTACGGCTACGAACTGCGCCAGCACTTCGAGGACCGGACGGGTGGCGCGTGGCCGCTCAACATTGGGCAGGTTTACACGACGCTCGATCGGCTCGTAAGGGATGGTCTCGTAACGCGCGACGACGACGCCGACTCGCGCCAGGTCCACTACACGCTGACCGACGCCGGTCGGGCGGCCGTCGACGCCTGGTGGGATTCGCCGAGTGGGCGGCAGGTTGCCGGCCGGGACGATGTCGCACTGAAGATCGCGCTCGCGGTTGACTCATCAACCGTCGACGTTGCGCGAGTGATCCAGACCGAGCGCGTGGAGGCGATGAGGTCGCTTCAGGACCTCAACCGCGCCGCCCGAGCGGCCCGCGACGGGGACCCCACCTGGGAGCTGATCTCCGATGCGCTCATCTTCCGAACCGAGGCCGAGATCCGCTGGCTCGACCACGCCGAGCAGCGCCTCGCGCTGCGGCGCGCCGGCCGCACGGGTCCTCGAGCTGCAGCGGTCGCGCAAGCGGAACCCGCACTGGAGGAGACCCGATGA
- a CDS encoding YkvA family protein, with product MSWWSFIKAVFHGEHKLAPMTWFMAVVTVIYTVSPIDLIPEIVLGPLGLADDLGMWAILFGLAVKEKSRFEVAVHGGEYVKATRLS from the coding sequence ATGAGCTGGTGGAGCTTCATCAAGGCCGTGTTCCACGGCGAACACAAACTGGCGCCCATGACGTGGTTCATGGCCGTCGTGACCGTCATCTACACGGTCTCGCCCATCGACCTCATCCCCGAGATCGTCCTTGGCCCGCTGGGCCTCGCGGACGATCTGGGCATGTGGGCGATCCTGTTCGGCCTTGCGGTCAAGGAGAAGAGCCGCTTCGAGGTGGCGGTCCACGGCGGCGAGTACGTCAAGGCGACGCGGCTTTCCTGA
- a CDS encoding MMPL family transporter, with the protein MKAIARFSTGRPLAVLLGWIVLVIGLQALVAAVGQDIRDTYALKDSDSQSALDTLRASFPAAAGDTDTVAFKVTSGSITEAQGEIEAVLADIAKVDHVTGVVSPFAPDAVGQVSPSGTIAIATIHYDDQAYNLPLEDVEKVGAIVAAANSDELTVGVAGQPASRLTNPTVGVGEFIGLAIAGVILFIAFGSLMAVTVPLISAIVALTGALAALSLFSNLDPQSTSSPLLAVLLGLGIGIDYALFIVNRHRLGLKAGREVRDSVRASVTTSGRAVVFAGLTVFIALAGMFVPQIHFLSSLAIAAAITVAFSVAASITLVPALLTLYGHRVLSRRERAHLAETGFVPDAVPKPGRFANLVERRPLVTSLAALAVLGLLAIPAFSLRLGNADQGNDPVGATTRTAYDIVAEGFGPGVNGTLVVVAKGDDLTGLATKIGGDSDVASVQGPIPNGDGSAQMLVVVPKTSPQDVATEHLVERVRDTYIPQADVAAHVGGSVAGQLDFTDAIADSLPLFFAIVIGLSMVVLTVAFRSVTLPLVGAAMNLLSALAAFGVIVAVFQWGWGHSLIGIGEGGPVEPFAPLILFALLFGLSMDYQVFLVSRIAELYHGTKDNAVAVRRGLAEVSRVIIAAASIMVVVFGSFVSSDSRIMKLLGLGLAVAVFVDAFIVRVVLVPAIMRLLGRANWWMPAWLDRILPHLDIDDNASAGDGHAVASQGVGQESELVEA; encoded by the coding sequence ATGAAGGCCATCGCGCGCTTCTCAACCGGCCGCCCACTGGCGGTCCTGCTCGGCTGGATCGTCCTAGTCATCGGACTGCAGGCTCTCGTCGCCGCCGTTGGCCAGGACATCCGCGACACCTACGCGCTCAAAGACAGTGACTCGCAGTCCGCGCTCGACACGCTGCGCGCCAGCTTCCCTGCCGCCGCCGGCGACACCGACACGGTCGCGTTCAAGGTGACCTCCGGCTCGATCACCGAGGCGCAAGGCGAGATCGAGGCCGTGCTCGCGGACATCGCCAAGGTTGACCACGTCACCGGGGTCGTGAGCCCCTTCGCGCCCGACGCTGTTGGCCAGGTCTCGCCGAGCGGCACCATCGCGATCGCCACCATCCACTACGACGACCAGGCGTACAACCTGCCGCTCGAGGACGTCGAGAAGGTGGGCGCCATCGTCGCCGCCGCGAACTCCGACGAGCTAACCGTCGGCGTCGCCGGTCAGCCCGCGAGCCGCCTCACCAATCCCACCGTGGGCGTCGGGGAGTTCATCGGCCTCGCCATCGCGGGCGTCATCCTGTTCATCGCCTTCGGCTCTCTCATGGCCGTGACCGTTCCGCTGATCTCCGCGATCGTCGCGCTCACGGGCGCTCTTGCGGCGCTGAGCCTGTTCTCGAACCTCGACCCGCAGTCCACGTCGTCTCCCCTGCTCGCCGTGCTCCTTGGCCTCGGTATCGGCATCGACTACGCGCTGTTCATCGTCAACCGCCACCGCCTTGGCCTCAAGGCGGGCCGGGAAGTTCGCGACTCCGTGCGGGCATCCGTGACCACCTCCGGCCGCGCGGTGGTGTTCGCCGGCCTGACGGTGTTCATCGCCCTGGCCGGAATGTTCGTGCCCCAGATCCACTTCCTGTCCTCGCTCGCGATCGCCGCCGCGATCACGGTCGCGTTCTCCGTTGCCGCGTCCATCACGCTCGTGCCCGCCCTGCTCACGCTGTACGGGCACCGCGTGCTTAGCCGCCGCGAGCGCGCGCACCTCGCCGAGACCGGCTTTGTGCCCGACGCCGTTCCCAAGCCTGGTCGCTTCGCCAACCTGGTGGAGCGTCGGCCCTTGGTGACGTCGCTCGCTGCGCTCGCGGTGCTTGGGCTGCTCGCGATCCCCGCGTTCTCCCTGCGCCTCGGCAACGCCGACCAGGGCAACGACCCCGTTGGCGCGACCACGCGCACCGCCTACGACATCGTGGCCGAGGGCTTTGGGCCCGGCGTCAACGGCACGCTCGTGGTGGTGGCCAAGGGCGACGACCTGACGGGCCTCGCCACGAAGATCGGCGGCGACTCCGACGTCGCCTCCGTGCAGGGGCCGATCCCCAACGGTGACGGCAGCGCGCAGATGCTCGTGGTGGTGCCCAAGACCTCGCCCCAGGACGTGGCCACGGAGCACCTCGTTGAGCGCGTGCGCGACACCTACATCCCTCAGGCCGACGTGGCCGCGCACGTTGGCGGATCGGTCGCGGGCCAGCTCGACTTCACCGACGCGATCGCCGACTCCCTCCCGCTGTTCTTCGCGATCGTCATTGGGCTGTCCATGGTCGTACTCACCGTGGCGTTCCGCTCGGTCACGCTCCCGCTCGTTGGCGCGGCGATGAACCTGCTCTCCGCGCTCGCGGCGTTCGGCGTCATCGTTGCCGTGTTCCAGTGGGGCTGGGGCCACTCGCTCATCGGCATCGGCGAGGGCGGCCCGGTGGAGCCGTTCGCCCCGCTGATCCTGTTCGCGCTGCTCTTTGGGCTGTCGATGGACTACCAGGTGTTCCTCGTGTCCCGCATCGCGGAGCTGTACCACGGGACCAAGGACAACGCCGTGGCCGTGCGGCGCGGGCTAGCGGAGGTGAGCCGCGTGATCATCGCGGCCGCATCCATCATGGTGGTGGTGTTCGGGTCCTTCGTGAGCTCCGACTCGCGCATCATGAAGCTCCTTGGCCTTGGGCTCGCGGTGGCCGTGTTCGTCGACGCGTTCATCGTGCGCGTGGTGCTCGTGCCCGCGATCATGCGGCTGCTCGGCCGCGCGAACTGGTGGATGCCGGCGTGGCTGGACCGCATCCTGCCCCACCTCGACATCGATGACAATGCAAGCGCCGGCGACGGCCACGCGGTGGCCAGCCAGGGCGTCGGACAGGAAAGCGAGCTCGTGGAGGCCTAG
- a CDS encoding carbonic anhydrase, giving the protein MGIADELLANNKNYAAQYIPDRPLPPRRKLAVVTCMDSRLDTFAALGLEIGDAHIMRNAGGVVTDDVIRSLTVSQRKLGTREIILIHHTDCGSLTFTDDQLRNQLLEETGLKPTWSPESFKDLDADLRQSMERVRRSPFLVDTTQVRAFVFDVHTGELREVL; this is encoded by the coding sequence ATGGGAATTGCCGACGAACTCCTCGCCAACAACAAGAACTACGCGGCGCAGTACATCCCGGACCGCCCGCTCCCGCCGCGCCGCAAGCTCGCCGTGGTGACGTGCATGGACTCGCGCCTCGACACGTTCGCCGCGCTTGGCCTCGAGATCGGCGACGCGCACATCATGCGTAACGCGGGCGGCGTGGTGACGGACGACGTCATTCGCTCGCTCACCGTCTCGCAGCGCAAGCTGGGCACGCGCGAGATCATCCTCATCCACCACACCGACTGCGGCTCACTCACGTTCACCGACGACCAGCTGCGCAACCAGTTGCTCGAAGAGACTGGACTCAAGCCCACCTGGAGCCCCGAATCCTTCAAGGACCTGGACGCCGACCTGCGGCAGTCCATGGAGCGCGTGCGCCGCTCGCCGTTCCTCGTGGACACCACCCAGGTGCGCGCCTTCGTCTTCGACGTCCACACGGGTGAGCTGCGCGAGGTTCTCTAG
- a CDS encoding SDR family NAD(P)-dependent oxidoreductase has product MSRIFITGSAQGIGAECARQLIAMGNEVVLHGRNEARAAAALSQLPDAVGAVAGDLASLSGAREAAEAADALGPFDVVIHNAGLGGGARERTLTDDGLEKIFQTNVVGPFVVTALMSVARRMVYLTSGLESQGVWRPDDLQWESRPWDGMQAYSDSKLHDSMLAFELAARHPEAIINAVDPGWIKTQLGGPNAWDEVEDGAETQVWLATSDDEAATASGRYVKRREVHEPNPAVRDARSRAALVAELERLTGLSLP; this is encoded by the coding sequence ATGTCTCGCATCTTCATCACGGGCTCGGCCCAGGGAATTGGCGCCGAGTGCGCGCGGCAGCTCATCGCGATGGGCAACGAGGTGGTGCTGCACGGCCGCAACGAGGCCCGCGCGGCGGCGGCCCTGTCCCAGTTGCCCGACGCTGTTGGCGCCGTCGCGGGCGACCTCGCCTCCCTCTCGGGTGCCAGGGAGGCCGCCGAGGCGGCCGACGCGCTTGGCCCGTTCGACGTCGTGATTCACAACGCAGGGCTGGGCGGCGGCGCCCGCGAGCGCACCCTCACCGATGACGGGCTCGAGAAGATCTTCCAGACGAACGTCGTTGGCCCGTTCGTGGTCACCGCGCTCATGTCGGTGGCGAGGCGGATGGTGTATCTGACCTCCGGCCTCGAGTCCCAGGGCGTGTGGCGGCCAGACGACCTGCAGTGGGAGTCGCGGCCATGGGATGGGATGCAGGCCTACAGCGACTCCAAGCTGCACGACTCGATGCTCGCCTTCGAGCTAGCCGCTCGGCACCCGGAGGCGATCATCAACGCGGTGGACCCGGGCTGGATCAAGACCCAGCTCGGAGGGCCGAACGCGTGGGACGAGGTGGAGGATGGCGCGGAGACTCAGGTGTGGTTGGCGACGTCCGACGATGAGGCGGCCACAGCATCGGGCCGCTACGTGAAGCGGCGAGAGGTGCACGAGCCAAACCCCGCGGTGAGGGACGCGCGGTCGCGGGCGGCGCTCGTCGCTGAACTCGAGCGACTCACGGGGCTCTCCCTGCCCTGA
- a CDS encoding L-ribulose-5-phosphate 4-epimerase has protein sequence MTAFTEAQEAAIAASRERVASLHNELVRYGLVVWTAGNVSERVPGTSHFVIKPSGVDYDELAPDNMILCDLDGNVIPGTPGSDRSPSSDTAAHAYVYRTLPRVGGVVHTHSPYATAWAARREPIPCVITAMADEFGGEIPVGPFAIIGDDSIGRGIVATLEGHRSRAVLMANHGVFTIGKDARDAVKAAVMCEDVARTVHLARQLGDPVPIDPAAIDSLFDRYQNVYGQQPQGGLK, from the coding sequence ATGACCGCGTTCACCGAGGCCCAAGAGGCGGCCATCGCCGCGAGCCGCGAGAGGGTCGCATCGCTCCACAACGAGCTGGTCCGCTACGGGCTGGTGGTGTGGACGGCGGGCAACGTGTCCGAGCGCGTGCCCGGCACCTCGCACTTCGTCATCAAGCCCTCCGGAGTCGACTACGACGAGCTGGCCCCGGACAACATGATCCTGTGCGACCTTGACGGCAACGTCATTCCGGGCACCCCGGGCTCCGATCGCTCTCCAAGCTCCGACACCGCGGCGCACGCCTACGTCTACCGCACCCTCCCGCGCGTTGGCGGAGTGGTGCACACGCACTCGCCGTACGCGACTGCCTGGGCCGCGCGGCGCGAGCCGATCCCGTGCGTCATCACCGCGATGGCCGACGAGTTCGGCGGCGAGATCCCGGTGGGTCCGTTCGCGATCATCGGGGACGACTCGATCGGCCGCGGGATCGTGGCCACTCTCGAGGGTCACCGCAGCCGCGCGGTGCTCATGGCGAACCACGGGGTCTTCACAATCGGCAAGGACGCGCGCGACGCGGTCAAGGCCGCCGTGATGTGCGAGGACGTGGCGCGCACCGTGCACCTCGCGCGCCAGCTGGGCGATCCCGTCCCCATCGACCCCGCCGCAATCGACTCGCTCTTCGACCGCTACCAGAACGTCTACGGACAGCAGCCCCAGGGAGGCCTCAAGTGA
- a CDS encoding LacI family transcriptional regulator — MHDVAARAGVSHQTVSRVLNDFPGIRPATKDRVLAAIDELGYRRNLAARTLATGKSQAIGVLAPETPNYGPMATLYATERAAVRAGFHPLITTVSHEPAAVMEGLDFLLGRSIDALVVVAQSPHVTQVVQSMNTGIPFAFVLTGHPTVGSAVAVDQVAGTRLAMEHLFALGHREFQHVSGPSGFTEADMRRETFHAFLAEHGLSAHPDLEGDWTAESGFKAGLRIASEATAVFSANDQMAQGVMHALRGRGLSVPLDVSIVGFDDIPEAAHFYPPLTTVHQDFYGAGEQAVAMLVARLTEPATVAPPPLRPWLVERSSTTRPRG; from the coding sequence ATGCACGACGTCGCCGCGCGCGCCGGCGTCTCCCACCAGACCGTGTCCCGCGTTCTCAACGACTTCCCCGGGATCCGGCCCGCCACCAAGGACCGGGTTCTCGCCGCCATCGATGAGCTTGGCTATCGCCGCAATCTGGCGGCCCGCACGCTCGCCACCGGCAAGTCGCAGGCCATAGGCGTGCTCGCGCCGGAGACGCCCAATTACGGACCCATGGCGACGCTCTACGCCACGGAGCGCGCCGCGGTGCGCGCCGGCTTCCACCCGCTCATCACCACCGTGTCGCACGAGCCCGCCGCCGTCATGGAGGGCCTCGACTTCCTGTTGGGCCGCTCGATCGACGCGCTCGTCGTGGTGGCGCAGAGCCCGCACGTCACTCAAGTGGTGCAGTCGATGAACACCGGCATTCCCTTCGCGTTCGTGCTCACGGGCCACCCGACCGTCGGCAGCGCCGTGGCGGTGGATCAGGTCGCGGGAACGCGACTGGCGATGGAGCACCTGTTCGCCCTCGGACACCGCGAGTTCCAGCACGTATCGGGGCCATCCGGCTTCACCGAGGCCGACATGCGCCGCGAGACCTTCCACGCCTTCCTCGCCGAGCACGGGCTGTCCGCACACCCGGATCTCGAGGGCGACTGGACTGCGGAGTCTGGCTTTAAGGCCGGCCTGCGGATCGCGAGCGAGGCGACCGCCGTCTTCTCGGCCAACGACCAGATGGCGCAGGGCGTCATGCATGCGCTGCGCGGCCGCGGGCTGTCCGTGCCGCTCGACGTGAGCATCGTCGGCTTCGACGACATCCCCGAGGCGGCACACTTCTATCCGCCGCTCACAACCGTGCACCAGGACTTCTACGGCGCGGGCGAGCAGGCCGTAGCGATGCTCGTCGCGCGCCTCACCGAACCGGCCACGGTTGCCCCGCCTCCGCTGCGCCCCTGGCTCGTGGAGCGCTCCTCGACCACGCGCCCCAGGGGCTGA
- the galK gene encoding galactokinase, which produces MFEAAYGHPASGVWSAPGRVNLIGEHTDYNGGLVLPFAIDRRTYCAVAPRDDRMLRVRSETVEGEAVIAIDDLSPDALDGWSAYPLGVAWALLHPDGGEAAATLATASGLDLYLTSDVPLGAGLSSSAAIECAVAVALNDLWGLGLDRVALARAGRLAENVAVGAPTGIMDQTASLLGEEDHAVFLDCGTEVAESVPLHLDREHLAVLVMDTRVSHEHATGGYGDRRASCERGAELLNVPSLRFVLEEDLPRAEAVLDEETYRRVRHVVTESARVDATVRTLRDEGPQAIGDLLLASHASMRDDFEISVPELDLAVESSVRHGAIGARMTGGGFGGSAIALVAADAVGEIAAKVTADFRAAGFRDPRCFAVVPSDGAHRDI; this is translated from the coding sequence ATGTTCGAGGCCGCGTACGGCCATCCGGCGAGCGGTGTCTGGTCGGCCCCCGGTCGCGTGAACCTCATCGGCGAGCACACCGACTACAACGGCGGGCTGGTGCTGCCGTTCGCGATCGACCGCCGCACCTATTGCGCCGTGGCGCCCCGAGACGACCGCATGCTTCGGGTGCGGTCAGAGACAGTCGAGGGGGAGGCGGTCATCGCGATCGACGACCTCTCTCCAGATGCCCTCGACGGCTGGTCCGCGTATCCGCTGGGGGTCGCGTGGGCGCTCCTGCACCCAGACGGAGGCGAGGCGGCGGCCACACTGGCCACAGCGTCGGGCCTCGATCTGTACCTCACGAGCGATGTGCCGCTCGGCGCCGGTCTCTCGTCATCCGCCGCGATCGAGTGCGCGGTGGCGGTGGCGCTCAACGACCTCTGGGGGCTGGGCCTGGACCGCGTGGCGCTGGCCCGCGCGGGCAGGCTTGCAGAGAACGTCGCCGTCGGCGCGCCCACGGGAATCATGGACCAGACCGCGTCCCTGCTGGGCGAGGAGGACCACGCGGTGTTCCTCGACTGCGGCACCGAGGTCGCCGAGTCTGTGCCCCTCCACCTCGACCGCGAGCACCTTGCCGTGCTCGTGATGGACACTCGCGTGAGCCACGAGCACGCGACCGGAGGCTACGGCGACCGCCGCGCCTCGTGCGAGCGCGGCGCCGAGCTGCTGAATGTGCCGTCGCTGCGGTTCGTGCTCGAAGAGGACCTCCCGCGCGCGGAGGCGGTGCTCGATGAGGAGACCTACCGGCGGGTGCGTCACGTGGTGACCGAGTCGGCGCGCGTGGACGCGACCGTGCGCACGCTTCGCGACGAGGGGCCGCAGGCGATCGGCGACCTGCTGCTCGCGTCCCACGCGTCCATGCGCGATGACTTCGAGATCTCGGTCCCGGAGCTCGACCTCGCTGTGGAGTCCTCCGTGCGCCACGGCGCGATCGGCGCGCGCATGACGGGCGGCGGCTTCGGCGGCTCGGCGATCGCCCTGGTAGCGGCCGACGCTGTTGGCGAGATCGCGGCCAAGGTCACCGCCGACTTCAGGGCGGCCGGCTTCCGGGACCCGCGGTGCTTCGCGGTGGTGCCCTCGGACGGCGCGCACCGAGACATCTGA
- the galE gene encoding UDP-glucose 4-epimerase GalE, which translates to MSWLVTGGAGYIGTHVVRALDAAGMSPVVLDDLSTGIESFVVGAPFVRASVLDTDTVTSALVEHNVEGVIHCAGYKFAGESVKYPLHTYQQNVDGTRSLLEAMAVAGVGLLVFSSSAGVYGTPSSAVVTESTPTLPESPYGESKLIGEWLIRDQVTALAGSDTPLAATSLRYFNVVGSGFRDVWDASPHNLFPKVFAAIEAGIAPVVNGTDYDTPDGTCVRDYVHVSDLAHSHVAAARMLAAGRPLAPVYNLGSGAGTSVREIVDAIVAVTGTSLVPVEGPRRPGDPARIVAKGDLAADDLEWKNSHSVREMVESAWASHPHGG; encoded by the coding sequence ATGAGCTGGTTGGTCACGGGCGGTGCCGGGTACATCGGGACGCACGTGGTGCGCGCGCTGGACGCGGCCGGAATGTCCCCGGTGGTGCTCGATGACCTGTCAACGGGGATCGAGTCATTCGTGGTGGGTGCGCCCTTCGTGCGAGCGAGCGTGCTCGACACGGACACCGTCACTTCCGCGCTCGTGGAACACAACGTCGAAGGAGTCATCCACTGCGCTGGGTACAAGTTCGCCGGCGAGTCCGTGAAGTACCCGCTGCACACGTATCAGCAGAACGTGGACGGGACCCGGTCCCTGCTCGAGGCCATGGCGGTCGCGGGCGTGGGCCTGCTCGTGTTCTCGTCCTCCGCCGGGGTGTACGGGACTCCGTCCTCTGCCGTGGTCACCGAGTCGACTCCCACGCTTCCCGAGTCGCCGTACGGAGAGTCCAAGCTCATCGGCGAGTGGCTCATTCGCGACCAGGTGACTGCGTTGGCCGGCAGCGACACCCCGCTCGCCGCGACGTCGCTGCGCTACTTCAACGTGGTGGGATCCGGCTTCCGGGACGTGTGGGACGCCTCGCCCCACAACCTGTTCCCCAAGGTGTTCGCGGCCATCGAGGCTGGCATCGCGCCGGTCGTGAACGGCACGGACTACGACACCCCGGACGGCACGTGCGTCCGCGACTACGTGCACGTGAGCGACCTCGCGCACTCGCATGTGGCCGCTGCGCGCATGCTCGCGGCGGGACGCCCGCTTGCGCCGGTGTACAACCTGGGCTCCGGCGCCGGGACGTCGGTGCGGGAGATCGTGGACGCGATCGTGGCGGTCACGGGCACCTCGCTGGTCCCGGTCGAGGGGCCCCGACGCCCGGGCGACCCCGCGCGCATCGTCGCCAAGGGCGACCTCGCCGCCGACGACCTCGAGTGGAAGAACTCGCACTCCGTGCGCGAGATGGTCGAGTCCGCCTGGGCCTCGCACCCACACGGCGGCTAA